In Deltaproteobacteria bacterium, a single window of DNA contains:
- a CDS encoding Mrp/NBP35 family ATP-binding protein — MSAPSEADVLAALSKVNDPELNRDLVSAGMIKDLKLDGGKVSLKVELTTPACPVKDVIQKDVEKAVRGVSGVTEVKVTMGAQVRSSKIGTQDLIPKVKNVILVGAGKGGVGKSTVAVNLAVGLSRFGAKVGLLDADFYGPSVPLMTGVKGRPVSKDGKTLETLSAHGIQVMSIGFLVDPDQAVIWRGPMLHGAVIQLLRDVNWGELDYLVLDLPPGTGDLVLTLAQNVRAAGAVLVTTPQDVSLSDVLKAKLAFDKLNVPILGVVENMSAFVCPHCQQKTAIFDEGGGQKFAGAVGIPFLGKVPLDLAIRVAGDAGTPIVASSPDSEQAKALLEVASRVAGRVSMANSKVRLPVISADARA, encoded by the coding sequence ATGAGCGCCCCCTCCGAAGCCGACGTCCTCGCCGCGCTGTCCAAGGTGAACGATCCCGAGCTGAACCGCGACCTGGTCTCGGCCGGCATGATCAAAGACTTGAAGCTCGACGGCGGGAAGGTCTCGCTCAAGGTCGAGCTCACCACGCCCGCGTGCCCGGTCAAAGACGTCATCCAAAAGGACGTCGAGAAGGCCGTGCGCGGCGTGTCCGGCGTGACCGAGGTGAAGGTCACCATGGGCGCGCAGGTGCGCAGCTCCAAGATCGGCACCCAGGACCTCATCCCCAAGGTGAAGAACGTCATCCTCGTGGGCGCGGGGAAGGGCGGCGTGGGCAAGAGCACCGTGGCTGTGAACCTCGCGGTGGGGCTCTCGCGCTTCGGCGCCAAGGTCGGCCTGCTCGACGCCGACTTCTACGGCCCCAGCGTGCCGCTCATGACCGGCGTGAAAGGCCGGCCGGTTTCGAAGGACGGCAAGACCCTCGAGACGCTCTCCGCCCACGGCATCCAGGTGATGAGCATCGGCTTCCTGGTCGATCCGGATCAGGCCGTCATCTGGCGCGGGCCCATGCTCCACGGCGCGGTGATCCAGCTCCTGCGCGACGTGAACTGGGGCGAGCTCGACTACCTCGTGCTCGACCTGCCGCCCGGCACCGGCGACCTCGTGCTCACGCTCGCCCAGAACGTGCGCGCGGCTGGCGCGGTGCTGGTGACCACGCCGCAGGACGTGTCGCTGTCTGACGTGCTCAAGGCCAAGCTCGCCTTCGACAAGCTCAACGTGCCGATCCTGGGCGTCGTCGAGAACATGAGCGCGTTCGTGTGCCCGCACTGCCAGCAGAAGACCGCCATCTTCGACGAGGGCGGCGGGCAGAAGTTCGCAGGCGCGGTGGGCATCCCGTTCCTGGGCAAGGTGCCGCTCGACCTGGCCATCCGCGTGGCCGGCGATGCGGGCACGCCCATCGTCGCCAGCTCGCCGGACAGCGAGCAGGCCAAGGCGCTGCTCGAGGTGGCGTCGCGCGTGGCCGGGCGCGTGTCGATGGCGAACTCCAAGGTGCGCCTGCCCGTCATCTCGGCGGACGCCCGGGCCTGA
- a CDS encoding LLM class flavin-dependent oxidoreductase — MTLPLSLLELSPVGAGVAPSQAVRESVELARAAERLGFSRFWVAEHHNMPSIATSAPEVLIAHLAANTSRIRIGAGGIMLPNHTPLRVVEIFRTLEALHPGRIDLGLGRAPGTDPLTSSALRRSDDPDVNQLLVELIAFERGAFPEDHPFRAITPMPSDVRIGALWMLGSTHAGAQIAAQLGTRYAFAGHFSMRFGMEALEIYRRFFQPSDELAKPYAMLAVTAVCAETDEEAQRLAAPLKLAIARSRLGKPQPIASVEEAMAYRFSTAEQAIIDEFFAGAVIGSPSRVAQGLRELAAKTGADELMLSALVPDLKSRIRSLELIADAMKSP; from the coding sequence ATGACCCTGCCGCTTTCGCTGCTGGAGCTTTCGCCCGTGGGTGCTGGCGTCGCGCCGAGCCAAGCCGTGCGCGAATCGGTGGAGCTGGCCCGCGCTGCGGAGCGCCTGGGCTTCTCGCGCTTCTGGGTGGCCGAGCATCACAACATGCCCTCGATCGCCACCTCGGCGCCGGAGGTGCTCATCGCGCACCTCGCGGCCAACACCTCGCGCATCCGGATCGGCGCCGGTGGGATCATGTTGCCCAACCACACGCCGCTGCGCGTGGTGGAGATCTTTCGCACGCTGGAGGCGCTCCATCCCGGCCGCATCGATCTTGGCCTGGGCCGCGCGCCGGGCACGGATCCGCTGACCTCGTCGGCGCTTCGGCGCAGCGACGATCCCGACGTGAACCAGCTCCTGGTCGAGCTCATCGCCTTCGAGCGCGGCGCGTTCCCCGAAGACCATCCGTTTCGCGCCATCACGCCCATGCCCAGCGACGTGCGCATCGGCGCGTTGTGGATGCTCGGCTCGACCCATGCGGGCGCCCAGATCGCCGCGCAGCTCGGGACGCGCTACGCCTTCGCGGGGCACTTCTCGATGCGGTTCGGCATGGAGGCGCTCGAGATCTACCGGCGCTTCTTTCAGCCGTCGGACGAGCTGGCGAAGCCGTACGCGATGCTCGCCGTGACCGCCGTCTGCGCCGAGACCGACGAGGAAGCGCAGCGCCTGGCCGCGCCGCTGAAGCTGGCCATCGCTCGCAGCCGGTTGGGCAAGCCGCAGCCCATCGCGTCGGTGGAGGAGGCGATGGCGTACCGCTTCTCGACCGCCGAGCAGGCGATCATCGACGAGTTCTTCGCGGGGGCCGTCATCGGCTCGCCGTCGCGCGTGGCCCAGGGCCTGCGCGAGCTCGCCGCCAAGACCGGTGCTGACGAGCTCATGCTCTCTGCGCTCGTGCCGGACCTGAAATCGCGCATCCGCTCGCTGGAGCTGATCGCCGACGCGATGAAGTCGCCCTGA